The Chanos chanos chromosome 3, fChaCha1.1, whole genome shotgun sequence genome segment AATTACTACATATTCAGATGATGTAAAATCATAAAGCTGGTGCTTGTGCTTGCAGACGTGTCAGAGACGTACAAAATCAATCTTGCTAATCCTCCACAGGTCAGGAAGGTCCTGAAACTGAAGAAACATCTGTCTCAGGCTGGTTACATTTATGCATGCCAAAACTGCCTggggagggaagagaaagagagagagagaatgaagagactCTTTTAACTGTGATATTGACGCTTAAACTGATACGGACACTGATACTGCCTTCCACTGTGTGAACGCTGTTTCTCACCTTGGGTAAAAAGTAGAACAGAGGTCCTATAAGCAAGAGCACAACCAGGACCACAATGCTAGTAAACAGGCCAGACAGctggacaaagacacagagatgttTCACAGTAAGGCACTGATCACATTTTCACTTATTCAAACATATTCATGTAACAGGCCTAACTGTGATCATACAAAGCTTGTTTTCAAAGGTCCAGTGTCTTGTACGTGTCCAGAGATTGATGAAGAGGTGTGTTGCAAGTTAATTGAGTTCAATTTCATTATCTGTGATGATCACCATTAAAATAAGAGGTCAAGCATGAGCAATGTCAAACAAAGCTTTCTGCTGCGACGTGTGAGGAATCACCTCAAATGAACTTTTGCAAGAGCATGAGACATGAGACAGCAAATACAGGACTGTCTAGTACCTGAGTGTAACCTCCTGCACTTTCTAAAATGTTGGTCGTAGCAAGTGTGCCTGAACTGGGGAAACATGTGAAGAGTGATGATACTGTGTTAGAGATTCCATGTGCCAGCAGCTCCTAATCCAGGacgaaaaaacagagaaacatttggggtgtcagtcagacagtctaGTGTATGATAGTATCATGGTTTTAGGGGGCTGGAGAAGAAGCTTTACCTGGTTGGGGTTTATGGAGTATCCATGCTTATCAGCGTATATCATTGCCAGTGACACTGATACGGCATAGCCAACAAACGTGATGGCAATTGTGTCACCAGCAATGTCTGGCAAGGTGTGCAAAGCTGGCATCTGTGGACTAGGGAAtctggtaacacacacacacacacaccaaaaaagaCAGTTCAGTGCTCATCCTGACTCAAGAGATTTTCACAAtctgaaattattttattattagtataattcttattgttgttgttgttgttgttgtttttgttgttgttggtgttggtgttgttggtgttgttgttgttgttgttgtttttcttcttcttcttcttcttcttattattattatataatacATGAGCTGTGTcgttttcacttttaaatgatttgattttaatCTATGACCTTaggaggcacagagagaggtttACCCAGCAGGAATATGGCCAACTATCTGAATGTCATAAGTGGAGTCCAGAGAAGAGGCGTAAGAAACTCCTGTTGCAATTATGACCTGTacggaagagacagagagactatcactaaacataaataaatgaaacatctgACACACAAGTGTAATGTTTATAACAAACACATGTCCTTTGACATCTATATTTGATATGAATGAACATTCCTCAAGGTTTTCAAAAACaggcaataaaataaaagtaatggGGTATCTTTACCTCGACAATAAACATCTTTTTAGagattaaaacaataaatgtaCTGGATGGAGttttctctccacacattcTTTACTGACCTGTTCAGTCACAGTTATgttcaaacaataaacaacacattttagCGGTGCGTGTCAGATCCTGTCGGCTTACCGTAAGGATCTCCACAGGTATGGGAGTACGCAGTTTGTCACGGAAACGTGTGTTTACCTCCCTTACTGGCACCAATACTGCCAGACACACCAGAGAGATAATCAGCTCAGCCACATTGGTATAGGGCAGGTTTTCCAACACTGAGGCCAGGGTCTGTGGGGCACAGTCAGACAGAAGTAAAAACATTACATCCATTTCATCCAACTGAGTAACAACGGCCTGTCAGGTGTCCATAGGAGACCATTAGCACATCTGTCATACCTTAAAGAAGGAGAACGGGCCAGCGTGACGAGGAAGCCTCAGTCCCAGCATGCTctgaagctgagagacagtGACGTGGAAGGCAGCAGCACTGGTAAATGCTTTAACAATGGGCTCCGATAGGTATGTGGACAGGAAACCCAACTGAAGACCAAACATGCAGAGCTGGAAACAAGAacagcaaaaagcaaacaaacaagcaaaaaaaaaaaaaaacacacagccaaaacaaaaaaaaaatctgtgagaaACCACAAAAGGAGCCAGAGATTTCTTCATTATCAGGATAATACACACTACAAGCAGCTATgacattaattaattaagtaCTTTTCAAGGaaagtattaaaatgcattgaTTTTGTGCCTTACCATCATCACTCCTGAGAGGAAGGCCACGGCAGAGGCCACTCCAATCCTCTGAGCCTCAAAGTGCTCCGCCTCTGGGCTGCTGGCGTTGAGAGCCAGGGGCATGGGAACCAGCTGCTCCACCACAGAGCCAGTCATCAGACTCAGCACTGCAAAGGTACCTGCACACAGCAAATATGCACCTTCATAACAGACCACAGGATCGATATtagtggaaaataaaaataaaaaaaaaataaagaggtgTTGATTTACTTTTAAGTGGGAAAGTATAGCAAGACTTTCAAAATGGTCCTTAGTTTTCCCTCAGGTTATATCTAAGATGGATTCACATCtcacaaaatacagattaaCTTACTCTACaggttgtaatgtttttttacGTCTTATATGAGCTGTGAAGAGAAGCTGAAAAGGTGAAAATCGTAGGGCCCTCTGGACAGATACACTCTATAACTGTTTTTAAGAAGTCACTGTAAGTATCTTTGGATTTGTCTCATGACTCTATGAGTGAGAGGAAGGATTGTTACCAGTGGACACATGGCGTCCAGTGCCAAACAGCATGTAGAGAACCACAGGGAAGAAAGACGTGTACAGCCCGTAGATAGGAGCCACCGACGTCAACAAAGCAAAAGCCATTCCTGAAACgttgacagaaacagagaatcTTCTGACTTTTGGaatttctcccccccccccccctttttttttcttgtttaaagttttctttattttgaattaaaaacttgacattttaatatcatttatcatttgatAAAATTTGTGTCAAATATGactttcacacactgactcatgAATAATACTAAACATTTACAGGCTGTTGAAGAATCTTTGGTGGCTCAGCAAATCTTAAATCTCATACTATTAATtgtaacaacaacagcaacaacaaaaatgataataataaccacaacaataataaaaataataacaatgtgGACAGCCACTGTTTCTGCTATGTTCAGAACTAAATACAACTTTATAGTACCACTtataaatgtagtttttttttttcagtttcattgcTGATAcccatgttctctttctcttgagCAGAGATTTGGTCATTTGTAATTAGTTCGCTTTAATTGGCTTTTCAAACATGTTAAGCGCTCTAAGGGGTATTCCAGAAattgggtttagtgaaaactcagagttagcagtaaacctcctaataaaacagccctatggctttgttttaccaggagaatgaagccatagggctgttcttttaggaggtttactactaaCTCTGAGGTTTCACTAAACCCAATTTCTGGACagtgattgttgttattgttctaGACGATAATACACGAAACCCCaaaaaatttaatttgaaaagttCATTCCAAACCGTATAACGTTAGCAGTAAACACTTCAATTTACCACTCTGACACAGAATGACATGTCGTGTCACTGACAATTTTAGCTCTTGCTTCTCGAAATAAGTAAACTTACTAAAACGGAAACTGAAAAACTAAACTATGTTGAAACATACCCTGGGGGATGTGTAGTATACCGACTGTGAGACCCGCCACAATATCTCCTAAAATCCATTTCCTCAGCTTGTATTTTGGAAGCCAGTCGAAAATGGGCACCCGCTCTTTCAACAGGTGGAAACAGGCAACCTGGGAACACCTGCACCGCTTGGAAATCCTGTCGCGGATCCGTCCTCTCGCGCTCGCTGTACCCTCTGATCCGTACGCCTGTCTGAAACGATCCTCTGTGTATATATTCCTGTACACGGCCACTGACGCACTCATCTTCTCCACCCCAGGTAAAACTTCTTTAGCTTCGAATAGTACAGTCTCAAGAAAAGACTGTCTCAAAGTGCGAGGGATGTGCTCTATCTCTCATATATAGCTGTCTAAATGTTGACATCAGGAACCACTGTATTTTCCTGTTAGGTGCTCAGAGCCAATTAAATGACTCGAACTTTTTTGGAATAATTGAATTGACCGGCTTTTTGGAGCCTTTTCACGTCCTTGCACTTGGCATAGACCTCTTATAGGTGCACTTGTCCAGCCTCAGTGTGCTGATGGATGGAGAATGACCTCTGGGTCCTACAGAGAAAAGCTTTTTACCAGTCAAACAATGAAATGAGCACACATTCATCCTTTATCCTTAACACTAACGCGAATACACACCCCTCCCCGACATGGATCTTAACTCTTCAAAGCTTCCTTCTTCATGTCTGTATGGAAACTCATAAAGGGctggggagaggggagaggggagactGGGGGACAGGGGGCGTACAATGTACAGCTCTGTGTAGGTTACAGGCCGAAATCAAAGTAGTATTGTTTCCAGAGCAAAGGTGTAACCTCAAACCATGTCTAATAGCAACTATTAGAGCTGCTCAATTTCCGAGAGGGATAGATTTCTTTCTGTGTTGTAACGCTGTAGAAGCTTCGGACATGCAGTTTGGAACCAAAGCAGCTTTTTGAGATGTAACTATATATGTTTGCTGAGCTTCACTGATCAAACTGCCATTGGACGCTGATAAATGTCAttgtctgttctcctctgtccatGATACTCCAGGGACTGAGTAAAGCGATGAGTTAAGGAGTTGGTCTGTACTGATGGTCTCAAAGTGTGGATAGCACAAGTATTCATTGCTCCTATTCTCTTGTTCTCTGGCCAGTTTGAAAGAGATTTCTCATTAACTTTTAAATTCCAGATTAAACTTCCAGCCGATAGAGAGCTTTGACTTGGGTTTAGATTCCCAGTCGTAGTGTTGAACAAATTACTCAAAGCAACAGTGAGGTAATTTTCAGGAGAAAATTTTCCCCCAATGAACCAGTGcgctcacaaacacaataacaacaatgcaagagaacatttcagatgaaattgaatttttgttgttgttgttgtttaatatGGACTTCAAGGCAATGTTAGCTCAGttcaatattctttttttgaaaGCATGAAGACAAGGATTGAAAATAGAGTAAAAGGATCTTGCCCCAACTTTCCCAATGGACTCAAATGATGGGATATGCTGTATTTCCATTTGGGGTAAATTAACCATGGGCTGCACTCAGTTTATCCAAAGAATTAACCAACTGTGGTTGAAATGAAAGTAGTCTTAGTCTAATTGCAGTGCTTGTAAGTCTGTTGTGTGATTCCGTGACTTACAGGCATCACAATTCTAAAAGGTTGGCTGGtttgtaatttcatttattatttagaCCCTTAAGAGCACACCTTTGAAACATCCTCATGCATTTGGTGGGAACCGTTTTTTGACAATGcttaacatttttaatattggGTTGAAAAACCTTTATAATCGGATTATGACCCAAAAACATCAGTGCTCACCCATCTATAATGTTTGATGGGTGAAGCAATTTTTCCTCATTCAGGTTTctgagaaacagtgaggacGTGATGAggctcactgcatctcactcttGGCCAACAAAACTATTTGTCTGTATAATATATCGGCCCTTAAACAATGTCTGTGAGGGTGCAGGAGATCGCAATCTAATAAATACTTCAATCCGGTGAACACGTGTGATACAATGTAAATGGAGAATTTCTTTTGATTAGAGCCCAATATTAGACTCTATGAATGAGACTCCTCCCAAAGCTGTGTGGTACAGGACGCCGACTCCGTGCAGAAACCCATGCATCAATGCCCTGGTAGTCACAGCGACGCTGCCACTGATAGGGGTGTGGTGACGTCCCAGAACCACTgccagcactcacacacaggaaggGAATTCGGTGGGACAGCATTACCTCATATTCAGCAATGGATACTTGCAGCATTGAATTGTGACAGGGTGTATCACAAGCCAAAAGACAAAATCATGAATTTGAGCAGgacgtattaaaaaaaaccccaaaaaacccagatcaTTTCATGAATCGTGACCTACTAAAGTCACAATGTGTGACGTATCTGTGAAATGTGTAGATGTCTGTAAAAAGCTAGAATAAActgagaaggcgtcagtcaaGACACAATAGATAAAATGTGACCTGAGGTAGAACCACATGACAATAAGCACAATTGTAATTCATTTGTAATGTGTCGGCTATTTGTTTGAATTAAATAAGTCAAATTATTGAAGTCTTATTGCACAACTGCAAAGCAATTATTATTCCCattggtgtttatgtgtggcTGGATCACCTTTTTACTCTGGCCACTCTGTATGTCAGTGCATCTAGAAGGGTGAGATATTCGTCAGATATGGTCCTATGGGATGACTGGACATACCCTGGATCTATTCCAAATGACAAAGTGTCCATTATGGGTTTGTTTTACATGAATGAGTAATTAAATGCCATAATTTTTTTATGTCGCTTGTTTTGATCCATATATTCCTAGAATCTTTGGCTCTCTGGTGACATGGAGATGCTGTGTTATGTGGGGGTCTTTGTGAAAGAATGCAGTCATTGTGTTGATTAGCTCTAGAGAATTTATGGACACGCTGACGGCGTGGTGTGTCTGGTGACTGTTTAAACAAGATATTAATCAGCGGTAAAAGGAACAATGTGCTGAATGGAAGAGGATATGGAGTGTTAAACCCCCTCAAGCAAGACACAGCCCAAGTGCTCCAAGAGGTGGACAGGTCACaacaaaaactcaaacaaagaCAATGTAAACAACAGGAATGACACTCTGATCTGCATCAGTGACTGGAGCATGTACAGTTTACTCTCTTCTAGATCGCTGTCTGCATTGGTCTTAACTTGTCTTCATCCTGTAAACAGTTTGGCAGTTTTTGTTGGAGCTTCATGCATAGCATTCCTCAAATGCTGCTCCAGAACTTTCTGTAAACAGTGCAGAGAAGAGATAAGCTTATGTACTCTCATCAAAATATTGTGTCAACACGCTTTATTAATTAGGAACGACAATCATGAAATCATATCAGCCAATATTGTACATGGaaattacacattaaaaataacaaatggcTCACACAGAAACAATAAACACGTGAGAGGGACTGAAGGCatgtgaagctgtgtgtgtgcgtatgtagtTTGGTGGGCAAACTCGTGCTGTCaactttgtgtttatttggttgtgaaaactgtgtgggggttctttttttaaaaaaaaaaaaggtgcaggATTAGTTATCTTTGGCAACATATCTTCTATTCTTATCGTTTTCTTAGTTGCATGAACTAattttataataaaaatatCTCACCcagcccccaaccccccaccacATGTTCccaagaaccccccccccccccaaccctccctGCAGACTATTCATGGTCAGTAAGTGTTCTgcccccctaccccccacccccacccccagggTTAAGAAGCATCATTATTTTCAGCAtcgtttttattctttttggtATGGGTGGGGTTGCAGGGATTTTCATACTATAGTTCCTCCTATTGTTCTTTATCTCCTTTATGGACTGCCTGTCCtgacccctcccctctcccccatGGCATGTGTCTGGATCCTGACCTTGTCTGTTAGGCTGGCGCTCTGCTTCTCCCCCTCAGTCTCCagctctccacctctcccttcctcttctGTCAAGTGTGTGTCTCTTCATCCTCTTTATTACCTATAACGATTTATCCTCCCAGTCTCATTAGCAGGCATTCCCTCAGCCACGTAAGCCCATACTATTTCTTAAACTCATATgtgctgtccttttctttttgtgtgacTAGAGCGTTTGTGATTTTCTCCGCTAGCAGATTGTCTCCTGTCAAATATAACTCTTCTTTTACTCCTGCCCTGGACTACTGTACCATGTCCTGGcattctttccttctctttttggCCCTGCTCCATTTTGCTAATGTTTGCTAATTTTGCTAATGTCTGTGTCAGTAGTTACTATCGCACTACTGACACAGTGTCAAGTCTGTGTGATGTTGGAAGtaagagaaaagacatttatGATTCTTTGAAGTGATGTCTGCATACTTGTGAGGAATGACCATATCAATGACCATGGTTATTGATACATATACGTGGTCTtgatatacatttgtgtgtgttcagacgtTTAAAGAGTTTCATCTTATCTATAGACAATGTTATGCAGCGACGCACATTTATGCTTTTATGTGTATCACCTGATATACCTGACATgtcaaaggaagaaaacattGTAGGGAATCTTTACtctctaaattaaaaaaagaagagacctGTCATAAATTAGATAAACTTCTTTTCAAACTGATTGATTACACAGAGAGTAAAGTAGTTTATTCTGTGATTTTTCAGGGTTATAGAAGTGTTGCACTGCACTATAGAAGTGTTTGCTCTGCACTAGAAGTGAAAGCAATGTGCCTTTGATGATTGCAAACATTTAACAAATCTATGGAGATGGTccatccagaaaaaaaaggagagacacTTGAGAGTAGAGTTCAAGGTGTGGTCCGCTAGGGTTTATCCTCCTcagagaacaaaaggtcacGCCACGCTCTCCTACTTCCCTTCCGCACCCTGCTGTTGCTTGGACGCCACTCATCTTCTCATTCTCCTGGTGACAGGACAGGTTAGTATGATTAAAAGCAGCAAACACAATGCCATTGTGTGCGAATGCCCCGTGTTAGCTACATCTCCTACAGCCgcttcagtttgttttatatATCAGCAGAATTTCCATGAATTCTGCAAACTAagttttttaagaaaaaaatagtgTGCGTCAGCTGAATAGctgaatatttatgaaatttcttgtttattttgaacataAATCATGGCTTGAAGTGCAGGGGATTTAATTTTTACTTCTAACTCATGCACACCTTTATTTTAGCTTGTTGACCACTTATCTAGCTTTTTGCCTTTTGGCTTTACTGATATGACAGACATGTTACTTATTAGTGTGATCTGTTTGGATTCTTGAATTGTTTGAGAATACTGTTTCCTGTGAGGCGAACAAAATTTGTGATGGTCTTCACAGTGGTCTGCtccaagagaagagaaagattttgtttctgttcaaacTAAAATGTGAAGCCTTTGCATTAGCTCTCCTGCACTGCAAATTCAAAAAATTTGATGCAAACTTGCTTTAAAATTGCCTTTGACAGATTATGAATATACTCCATGAATACACAATCACATCAGaatcataaaacaacaacaacactgaccaCTCATCAATGTTCGGCATCTCTTATGTTCACTGCTGCTCTAGTTCTTGGTAGATGTAGCGTCAGGGGAATAATTGCCTtaattttttgtgtattttgttttgagatCAAAGGGAAAGAACTGGTCTTGATTTGCTCCGTGCTGATGGAGTTATGGAGTCGTGGGGTGTGGTTGTAGGTGGACAGCTCTTTCCAGGGCATTGCATGGGTATTGTGCAGCAGGGGCATGCTGTGGTGACGTAGCCTTGAACCTTATTGTTGCATTGTCTTCAACACTCTGCACTTCTGTCTGCGTTCCTCCACCCCTGGGCCCCTCAGACTCCATATACATTCTCAACAgtactttttaaaagaaacgcTTTGAAAGTAGGATGGGGGCTGTTCAGAAACAAAGCGAAGTGAAGGCCAAGGGAGCTGGTCCTTCTGTGAGGTCCTGTgaggactcacacacacacacacacacacacacacacacatactctctcacatgcatacacacacagacacttgaGAAGCAACGAGGCCAGAGCATTTGAAGAATACTTTGTGAACTGGTGaaaactgaaggagaacagacTTGATCAGTGGATTCACTTCAAAAAACCATTAAATGGAGACAGGTTCAGCCATGCGGCGTGAGCATGAAGGATGTGTGCGATGAATCGGATCAAAAGTGCACTTTAGTTGCACCAAATAAGAGAGAATGGTCCTTTATCTTAACCATTCAAGCAGGTCTGTGCTCTCGTGAGCAGTATTGTAACAGAGAGAGCACTAGAGGGTCATATGCTGTGGGGCATATTTCATGACCTTGTGAATAGGGTTAGGCCAGAGCACTGTCTGCTGTGACCATTataatgattctttttttttgtttgtttttgagtctAACCAGTGAGATAGCAAGTATTACATGAACTTAACTGATTTACCTACTTGGAATCAGGATTCTATATTTTCATCACTGGAACACCATCTTCATCATTCTAATTATATCCTTTTTTGTCAGCTGTAAATAGTAGTCTCCTCTAAAATATCACTTATTTAAGCTGAGACGTTAGCAATAGGTGTGCAGTGAATTTTCAAAGCTACTCCCCTGAAATGCATCCTCACACTCTCATAACATTTTACACTAAATATCACATCCAGTTCTACACTGAATGTAGTGGGAGGAGGGGTTTTCTTCCTAAGACATGAACTCAAATATTGGCTTCTACACTCTAACATAAGGCCCCAGAGACACTaacttcctctgtgtttattgAATAGTCCCCAAACACGTGTGTATTGGTCACCATTGTGCGCCGTAGTACCCAGGGCCACTTATTAGGAACTGGGGCTTGGATTTGGGCTGCGTGTCTTTTGGGTGGGTCTCATCCTGGTACAGTTCTGTTTCATTGATCTGCTCGCTGACCCTCGGAAACCACTAAGCCAGTTAATCAGCAGATCTCTCCTCAAGTGCGTCTGCGCtgacgtcaaaaaaaaaagcctgatgcCATTAGGAAGGGTGACAAGCGAGGCAGATCTTCCAGACGGGTTTCCTGCTACACTACAACTTCAGATGTCAAAGACATAACGTAGAAATGACCATATTGCATCAGGGATGCAACACAAAAGTGTGTAAGTGGACTGAATCtgtaaaatgacagttaaaTCCCTCCTGAATATCTCTACACCCCACCTTAAAGAGGAATGGTAACCTGACTTCACCTATAGTCTTATGAATGGACAGAGGAAGGCTGGTCTCCGGGTGGAAGGTAATAAAAACCTGAAAGATGGTCCATGGGCACTGCAGTAATCCCCTTTCTCCTGCCCACTGTTCCCACTTCCCACCCTTAACCTTCTTCCCTCTGCTCCGAGCATCAAAGGACGTCCATGGCTCCAGCTGGGTGGCCACTAGCCTCTCATTTCCTCCGCCATGCTCTCCAAGCCATTCAGATTCCTCCAGAGCCTGTCAGGGCTGAGCGAACCCCAGGGAGCCCAACAGCCGGGCTGCTCACAGCCGCTTCCTGGTCATTTAAGACCCAGCATCAGAATGGAGGGCCATTGTCCTGCCTGTTATCTGATGGCCTGAGCCAACTAGCAGACAAAGCCAAGCGACTGgggactccccccccccccttcccgcCTCACCGACTGCAGTGAaggttttttcttctcctctgaaaCATGCCAACGATCGCTGGAGTCAGTTCAGgtgggtaaacacacacacttacacagacatagtacacacacagagatacatagacatacagatacacatgcacacatgtacatatatacacacacacgcgcacacacgtgcacgcgcacacacacacacacacacacacacacacacacacacacacacgtttgaaGCGCTCATTATTGCTTGAACAGAGATGGCAAGCCCACAGAATGACCTCAGTTGCAAGTgcataaaacaacacagtacAGTTAGGAAATCTGAGGTTTCAGCGCACCTCAAAAAACATCAACTCCCTAAGTCAACACAATGTAATTTCATCTGAATTTTACACTGTACTCATTGAACATAAAGAGAAATGCTGTGCTATAGGATTTGGGTTGTGTTGAAAATGTGGGCTTGACACTCCTTAGACACTGTGAAGTCTTTACACCAAGGCAAAAGCATTGTggacatcaaaaaaaaaaaacaaatgtgttgatgtgttgatGTGTCTAGTTGAGGTGTGCAGTTCTGCTGTATGTTTCATTGGATGGGAAGCTGAGGAGAGCTTGTGTGTAAATGAGGAAATCAGCGGCTGTATGAAGCCagctatctgtctgtctgccgtTA includes the following:
- the slc26a10 gene encoding solute carrier family 26 member 10 — translated: MSASVAVYRNIYTEDRFRQAYGSEGTASARGRIRDRISKRCRCSQVACFHLLKERVPIFDWLPKYKLRKWILGDIVAGLTVGILHIPQGMAFALLTSVAPIYGLYTSFFPVVLYMLFGTGRHVSTGTFAVLSLMTGSVVEQLVPMPLALNASSPEAEHFEAQRIGVASAVAFLSGVMMLCMFGLQLGFLSTYLSEPIVKAFTSAAAFHVTVSQLQSMLGLRLPRHAGPFSFFKTLASVLENLPYTNVAELIISLVCLAVLVPVREVNTRFRDKLRTPIPVEILTVIIATGVSYASSLDSTYDIQIVGHIPAGFPSPQMPALHTLPDIAGDTIAITFVGYAVSVSLAMIYADKHGYSINPNQELLAHGISNTVSSLFTCFPSSGTLATTNILESAGGYTQLSGLFTSIVVLVVLLLIGPLFYFLPKAVLACINVTSLRQMFLQFQDLPDLWRISKIDFVVWVVTWLSVVVLNVDLGLAIGVVFSMMTVICRTQRAGCAVMGRASNTEIYRPIDHHNKCYEVPGVKIVTYNGPIYYGNRSFFRADINQILGLTPEKIRSREKARKALEKRERDAVNTVERGVANTSFSSENEFFKSEMADNDVQAVLIDCSSVIFVDVAGAKLFIQLCVECQKVGVPVYLANCNESVLKILTSSGLMNYVGPQHIFVTVHDAVVYLQQQREKPPENTSTIWV